One Bosea sp. 124 genomic window, CGGCGGCTTCCAACGGCTCGGTCAACGCCATGCTCGATTCCTTCACGCCGCTCGGCGGGCTCGTCGCGATGCTCAACATCCAGCTTGGCGAGGTCATCTATGGCGGCGTCGGCGTCGGGCTCACCGGCATGCTGCTCTTCGTCATCATCACCGTCTTCCTGGCGGGGCTGATGGTCGGTCGGACGCCGGAATATCTCGGCAAGAAGATCGAGGCGCGGGAGATCAAGCTCGCGGCGCTGACCCTGCTGGTGATGCCGCTCGGAATCCTGGCGCTGGCCTCGCTCGCCATCGCGACAGGGCAGGCGCAATCCTCGGTGCAGGACGCCGGGCCGCACGGGCTGTCCGAGCTGCTCTATGCCTACAGCTCGGCGACCGGCAACAACGGCTCGGCCTTCGCCGGCTTCACCGCCAACACGCCCTGGCACAATGCCTTCCTCGGCGTCGCGATGATGCTCGGTCGCTTCGGCTACATCGTCCCGATCCTCGCCATCGCCGGAAGCCTCGCGGCCAAGCGTCCTGCAGCCGAGACGGCCGGCACCTTCCCGACGCATGGGCCGCTCTTCGTCACGCTTCTGGTGGCGACGATCCTGATCGTCGGCGCCCTCACCTTCCTTCCCATCCTCGCCCTCGGCCCGATCGCAGAACACGTGTCGATCCTGGCCGGGCAGAGCTTCTGAGACAGTTGGAAAGTCATCGCATGAGCAAGCATGCTCCCGCCGAGATGGGCCTTTTCTCGCCCGTCATCATCCGCCCTGCGATCCTGCAGGCCTTCCGCAAGCTCGATCCGCGCAGCCTCGCCCGCAATCCGGTGATCTTCTCGACCGCGCTGGTCTCTGTGCTGGCGAGCGCGCTCGTCATCCGCGAGGGGCTGACCGGGGGGCCGGTCTTCTGGATCGGTCTGCAGATCGCGATCTGGCTCTGGTTCACCGTCCTTTTCGCCAATTTCGCGGAGGCCGTTGCCGAAGGGCGCGGCAAGGCGCGGGCCGATGCCTTCCGCTCGACGCGCTCCTCGGCGCTGGCCAAGGTGCTGATCAACCCCGCCGACCGCGTCGTCTACGGCACCAAGGAGGTCGAGCTGGTCGAGCCCGGCGAGGTCATCCTCGTCGAGGCCGGCGACACGGTCCCGACCGATGGCGAGATCATCGAGGGCGTGGCCTCGGTGGACGAAAGCGCCATCACCGGCGAATCCGCGCCGGTGATCCGCGAATCCGGCGGCGACCGCTCCTCCGTCACGGGCGGCACGCGGCTGGTCTCGGACTGGCTGGTGGTCCGCGTCACGGCGCGGCAGGGCGAGACCTTCCTCGACCGGATGATCGCACTGGTCGAGGGCGCCAAGCGCCAGAAGACACCCAACGAGATCGCGCTCGACATCCTGCTGGCGGCGCTGACGCTGGTCTTTCTCTTCGTCGTCGCGACATTGCCCTTCTTCGCCTCCTGGTCCGGCACGACGCTGCCCGTGATCTATCTTGCGGCGCTGTTCGTGACGCTGATCCCGACCACGATCGGCGGCCTGCTCTCGGCCATCGGCATCGCCGGCATGGACCGGCTGGTGAAGGCGAACGTCATCGCCAAATCCGGCCGCGCGGTCGAGGCTGCCGGCGATATCGACGTCCTCCTGCTCGACAAGACGGGCACGATCACCTTCGGCAATCGCATGGCCCATGCCTTCGAGCCGGCACCGAATGTCAGCGAGCGCGATCTGGCGGAGGCGGCCTTCCTCGCCTCGCTCGCCGACGAGACGCCGGAAGGCAAGTCGATCGTCGATCTCGCCGCGAAGCGTTTCGGCTTCGATGCCGCCGCCGGCCAAGGTGCGACCTTCGTGCCCTTCACCGCGCAGACGCGGATGTCCGGCGCCGACCTGCCCGGCGGCATCGCGCTGCGCAAGGGTGCCTCCGACACGATGGCGAAACTCACCGGCGGCACGCTCGCGGCCGGCGTCGAGCAGGCCGTGCGCAAGATCGCCTCCTCGGGCGGCACGCCGCTGGTCGTTGCGCGCGACCATGCCGTGCTCGGCGTCATCCACCTCAAGGATGTGGTGAAGCCCGCGATCCGCGAGCGCTTCGCCGAATTGCGGCGCATGGGCATCCGCACGGTGATGATCACCGGCGACAATCCGCTGACGGCCGCCGCCATTGCAGCCGAGGCCGGTGTCGACGATTTCCTGGCCGAGGCGACGCCGGAGCGGAAGCTCGCCCTGATCCGGGAGGAGCAGGCGCAGGGGCGGCTCGTCGCGATGTGCGGCGACGGCTCGAACGACGCACCTGCCCTCGCCCAGGCCGATGTCGGCGTCGCGATGAATTCCGGCACGCCAGCCGCCAAGGAGGCCGGCAACCTGATCGACCTCGACAGCGACCCGACGAAGCTGATCGAGATCGTCATGGTCGGGAAGCAGCTTCTCATTTCGCGCGGCGCACTGACCACCTTCTCGATCGCCAACGACGTGGCGAAGTACTTCGCCATCCTGCCGGCGCTGTTCATCGCGGCCTATCCGGGGCTGGCCGTCCTCGATGTCATGGGGCTGGGAACGCCGGAATCGGCGATCCTGTCGGCGATCATCTTCAATGCGCTGGTCATCGTCGCGCTGATCCCGATCGCGCTGAAGGGCGTGCGCTATGCGCCGGCTTCGGCCTCCAAGCTGCTCGGCCGCAACCTGCTGATCTATGGGTTAGGGGGGCTCATCGTCCCCTTCATCGGCATCAAGGCGATCGACCTGATCGTCGACCTGCTGCATCTCGCCTGAAGGAGACTTGATCATGACCTCCTATCTTCGCCCCTCCCTCGTCCTTCTCGGCGTCTTCAGCCTGCTGACGGGAGCGGCCTATCCGCTCGCCGTCACCGGCGTCGCCCAGGCAGTGTTTCCGTCGCAGGCGAACGGCTCGGCCATCCTCAAGGATGGGACCGTGATCGGCTCGGCCCTGATCGGCCAGTCCTTCGCCTCCGAGCGCTACTTCCACGGCCGGCCCTCGGCCACGACGGCCGCCGATCCGCAGGATGCGACCAAATCCGTCGAGAGCCCCTACAACGCCACGAACTCGACCGGCTCGAATCTCGGGCCGAGCTCGGCCGCGCTGAAGCAGGCGATCTCCGAACGGGTCGCCGCGCTGGGCGGCGGCGCCCAGCCTGCCGATCTGGTGACCGCGTCCGGCTCCGGTCTCGACCCGCATATCTCGCCTGACGCGGCTCTGCTCCAGGTCGCGCGCGTCGCCAAGGCGCGCGGGTTGCAGGAGGAGCGGGTCAGGCAGCTTGTGCTCGAACAGGCCGAACCGCGCCTGCTTGGCGTTCTCGGCGAGCCCCGCGTCAATGTCCTGGCGCTCAACCTCGCGCTCGACAGGCTCGGGCGCTGATGCTCTGGTCCGCAGATCAGATGGAGTCGGCGCATGGCTTTGGCGAAAGACCGGTTCCCACTTTTTCGCGCCATGCTCTAGCCGATGCCGAGCGCGCCTGACGAGAGACCGACACCTGAATCCTTCCTCGCCGAGGCCCGCGGCGAGGAAGGCGGCGGGGTCGGTCGCCTCAAGATCTTCCTCGGCGCCTCGCCCGGTGTCGGCAAGACCTTCGCCATGATCGAGGAGGCCCGCGTGCGGCAGCGCGCGGGCCTCGACGTCGTGGTGGCGCTGGTCGAGACCCATGGCCGGACCGAGACGGCCGCCCTGCTCGAGACGCTGGAGCAACTGCCGCGCCGCCCGGTCGCCTATCGCGGCCAGATGCTGAGCGAGCTCGACCTCGACGCGCTGCTCGCGCGCAAGCCCGCCATCGCTTTGATCGACGAACTCGCGCACAGCAACGCGCCGGGCTCGCGCCATCCCAAGCGCTGGCAGGATGTCGTCGAGGTGCTCGACGCCGGCATCGACGTCGTCACCACGCTGAACATCCAGCATGTCGAGAGCCTGAACGATGTGGTCGCGCGCATCACTGGCGTGCGCGTGCAGGAAACGGTGCCGGACCACATCCTGCAGCGGGCCGACGAGATCGAGCTGATCGACCTGCCCCCCGAGGAGCTGATCAAGCGACTGAAGGACGGCAAGGTCTATGTGTCGCAGCAGATCGGCCAGGCGCTGGAGAACTTCTTCGGCAAGGGCAAGCTGACGGCGCTGCGCGAGCTCGCGCTACGCACGGCGGCGAGCCGGGTCGATGCCGAGATGCTGGCCTGGATGCAGGCCAACGCCGTCAAAGGCCCCTGGCCCGCCGAAGAGCGCCTGCTCGTCTGCATCAACGAGGCGCCGGTCGCGCGCAGCCTGGTGCGGGCCGGCAAGCGCATGGCCGAGCGGTCTCGGCTGCCCTGGATCGTCGTGACCGTGACGACGCCCCGGCACGAGGCGATGCCGGCCGAGACGCGGGCGGTCACGGTCGAGGCGCTGCGGCTGGCGGAGACGCTCGGGGCCGAAACCGTCGTGCTGCGCGCGGAATGCGATGTCGCGGGCGAGGTGCTGCGCTATGCCCGCCAGCGTAATGTCTCGCGCATCGTGATCGGCCGGCCGCGCTCGCACCGCTCCTGGTGGCAGAGACTGGCCGGGGCCTTCCGCGAGCCGGTCGCCGACCGCCTGCTCGACGACGCGACCGATTTCGAGATCACGGTGGTGACGCCGCATTCCCGGATCGAGCGACGCAAGGCCTCGTCGGCACCTGTCATGCGGTTCGCATGGCAAGGCTACGCCATGGCCTTCTCCGCCATCGCCGTAGCGACGCTTCTCGCACTGCCGATCTCGATCTGGGACGCCGTTCCCGGTGGCGCGATCTCGGCCCTCTATCTGATCGCGGTGCTGATGGTGGGCGCCCGCTGGGGTCTCGGGCCGTCGCTCGCCGCCGGCGCTCTGGGCTCGGTCGCATACAATTTCTTCTACACGCCACCGTTCTACTCCCTCCACATCAGTCGTTCGGAGGACGTGGTCTCGATCGCCATCTACTTGCTGGGCGCGCTGTTCACCGGCACTCTGGCCGGGCGTCTCAAGGCGCAGGTCGAGGCGATGCGCGCGGCGCAGCGGCGCACCGAGACCCTCTACGACTTCGCCCGCAAGATCGCTTCCGCCACGCAGACCGACGACGTGCTCTGGGCGGCGGCCTTCCACATCGCTGCGACGCTGGACTGCCATTCGCTCATCCTGATGCCCGATGCGGGCGGAACCCTGCAGCAGGTGCAGGGGCATCCGACGATCGAGGATCTCGATGCCCGCGCCGAGGGAGCCGTGCGCTGGGCCTTCGAGAAGAACGAACCGGCGGGAGCCGGCACCGCGACGTTGCCGATGAGCGAATGGCTGTTCGTGCCCTTGGCGACCGCCGGCGCGACGCTCGGCGTCATCGGCGTGCGCTTCCGCGACCGGCAGCGCGGACTCGACCCCGAAACGCGGCGGCTGCTGATCGCGGTCGAGGATCAGGTCGCGGTTGCGGTCGAGCGCACGCGCCTCGCTCAGGAGCTCGCCAATGCGCGGGTCTCCGCCGAGGGCGAGAAGCTGCGCGGCGCGCTGCTCAACTCGGTCAGTCACGATCTGCGCACCCCGCTCGTCACCGTGATCGGGGCGGTCTCCAGTCTGGCGGAAACCGACGGGACGCTCAGCCCGGCCGACCGGCGCGAGCTGACGGCGACCGCCCTCGACGAGGCGCGCCGCCTCGACCGCTATGTCCAGAACCTGCTCGACATGACGCGGCTCGGGCATGGCGCGCTGGCGCCAAAGCGGGCGGCTGTCGATCTGCGCGAGATTCTCGGCGTCGTTCGCAACGACCTGAAGCGCGTGCTGACCAGGCACAGCCTCGCGATCGAGACACCGCGCGACCTGCCGGCGCTGCTTGTCGATCCGGTTCTGATCGGCCAGGCCATCGCCAATGTCGTCGAGAACGCCGCGAAATATGCGCCTGCGGGAAGCGCCATCCGCATCACGGCGAAACGCGATGGGGCGATGGCCGCAATCGCCGTGATCGACGAGGGGCCAGGCATTCCCGAGGATGAGCGCGAGCGCGTCTTCGACCTTTTCCACCGCGTCGCCGACGGCGATCTGCGGCCTGCGGGCACGGGGCTCGGGCTCTCCATCGTGAAGGGGCTGGTCGAGGCGCATGACGGGACGGTCGCGGCCATGGCCGGCCCGGATGGACGCGGGACGGCCATCGTGATCAGGCTGCCTTTCGCGCCCTCCAGCAGCGATGATCCGGAATGACCGACAGCAAGCCCGCGCGCATCCTCGTGATCGACGACGAGGCGCCGATCCGGCGCTTCCTCGCGATCGTGCTCGGCGCCGGCGGATTCGAGATGCTGGAGGCCGATCGCGGCCGGCTTGGCGTCGAACGCGCCGCGACCATGGCGCCCGATGCCGTGCTGCTCGATCTCGGCCTGCCCGACATGGACGGCAAGGCTGTGATCGAGGCGATCCGCGAATGGTCGAGCCTGCCGATCCTGGTGCTCTCCGTGCGCGATGCCGAGACCGAGAAGATCGCGGCGCTCGATGCCGGCGCCGACGATTACGTCACGAAGCCGTTCTCGACCGGCGAACTGCTCGCCCGGCTGCGGGCGTTGCTGCGCAGCCGACGCGACCGCGCGACCGAGCCCGCCGCGATCCGCATCGGCGGACTCGAGATCGACCTGGCGAGCCGCGGCGTCGCCGTCGATGGCGTCCAGGTGAAACTGACCCGCAAGGAGTTCGACGTCGTCGCGCTGCTGGCGCGCAATGCCGGCAAGCTCGTCGGACACCGGCAGTTGCTGACGACGATCTGGGGGCCCGCCCACGCCGCCGACACGCATTACCTGCGCATCGCCGTCGGGCATGTCCGCGAGAAGATCGGCGACGATGCCGCCGATCCGCGCTTCATCATCACCGAACCAGGCGTCGGCTACCGGCTGGTCGACGCCGAGGCCGGCGACAGCTAACGGATCGTCACGATCGAGGCCGGCGCACGGCCCGGCCCCGCATGGTGCCGAGGACCGCTCAATCCGGCCAAATACAGCCCGACGTGGCCTCGTAGCCTGAGAGCTCTTCGCGCACGACGCTCAGAAAGCCGTCGATCAGCGGATTCTCACGCTGGTGGGTCGAGAACATCGCATGGCCATGGAACATCACCTCCGGCTTGAAGGGCACGAAGGCGATGCCGCTGCGCCGATAGTCGTCGGCGGCGATGGGATTGACGATGCCAACGCCAAGGCCCTGCTCGACCAGTGCGCAGATCGCGGCGCTGAACGGCGTCTCCAGTGCGAGCTGGCGCCTGACGCCGGCATTCTCGAAGACGCGGTCGACGCGGGCCCGCGCCCCGTCCTCAAGAGACAGCGAGATGAAGGCCTCGCCCTCAAGGTCCTTTGGCCTGATGCAGTCGCGCTTCGCAAGGCGGTGTCCCGGCGGCAGGGCACAGACGCCAGCGATGGCATAGAGCGGACGATGCTCGACCATCGGGATGTCGATGAGGTTCGCGACGAAGCCGATGTCGCAATAGGATGACGACATCCAGCGCGTCACCGTGCCGTCGTGGCCCATCTGCAGGGAGATGATGGCGTTCGGGAAGCGCTCCCTGAACCGGCGGATGCAGCGCGGGACGAAGCCCAGCGCCATCACCGGCATCGCCGCGACCCTCAGCCGGCCCGTACCGAAGGCGCGGATGTCGCGCGCTGCGTGGGACAGGTTGTCCAACCCGATGAAGCTGCGCTCGACCTCGCGGTAGAACGACAGGCCTTCGGGCGTCGGCCGCAGACGCCCCGCGCTGCGCTCGAACAGTTTCAGATCGATCTCGCCTTCGAGCTCCGCGATGAGGCGGCTGATGCTGGGCTGCGAGGTTCGCAACTCCTGCGCGGCGGCGGTCATGGAGCCGCGCAGCATGATGCTCCGGAACGCTTCGACCTGTCTCAGATTCACGGCGGCCTCATATCACTGGTGAATAGGGGTGCCAAAAACTGACATTTGACCAGATAGACGCCGGCTACAATACTTTTGTCTATGTCCGCTGGTCCCGCCATCGCCGTGACGCCCCGCCTGACAGGCATGGTCTGTCTGCGCTGCGAAGCCGACTGGCCGGTGGCGGAGCATGAGGCGGGATGTCCGCGCTGCGCGGCGCAGGGGCACGCATCCAATCTGCGGCTCGTCTATGCCCCTGGATCTGAACCCGTCGCGCTGCCCTATCCGGGGGCACTGTCGCTGGGCGAGGGCTGCACGCCTCTGGTCGAGGTGCCCGAACTCGCGGCATTCCTCGGCGTCGGGCGTGTTTCGCTCAAGCTCGAATGGTGCAATCCGAGCGGCTCGCACAAGGACCGGATGAGCGCCCAACTCATGGCGCGGGCGCTGGATCGCGGTGCGACGCGGATCGTGGCGGCGTCGAGCGGCAATGGCGGGCTGTCTGTAGCCGCCTATGCTGCGCGCGCCGGCATCCCCGCCGAGATCGCGACGAGCGACGCTCTGCCCGCGAGTTATCGCCGGGCGATCGAGGCCCATGGCGCAACCCTCGTCGGCTTCTCCGACAGCATGGCGCGCTGGCACCATCTGGCGCGGCGCGTGGTGGATGACAGTGCTTTCGCGGCGACGAATTATCGCCTGCCGGCGGTCGGCACGAACCCCTTCGGCATAGAAGGCTACAAGATGGTCGCGGCCGAGATCGCGGCGGTCGCGCTGCCGGACCTCGTGGTTGCGCCCAGTTCGCGCGGCGATCTGCTGTCGGGGCTGCATCTCGGCTTCGCTGAACTGGGACGCGGCATGCCCCGGCTGGTGGCGGCAGAACCATTCCCGCGGCTGGCGCGCGTTCTGGCCGGGGCCGATTATCGCGAGACCTTCGCGGGCGATACGGCGCAGTTCTCCATCGCCGGCAGCACGGTGACCTGGCAAGCCGTGAAGGCCCTGCGCGAGAGCGGCGGGCTGGCCGTGCCGGTCGACGATGAGGCGGCCACGCTGGCTCGGGCGAAGCTTGCCGGCCTCGGCTTCCATGTCGAGCTTTCGGCCGCCTCGGCGCTGGCGGCGCTCGGGAGGCTTGCGGAGGATGGCCGGCTCGCCGGACGCCATGCGGTGCTCGTGCTGACGGGCTCCGGCTTCAGGGACATCACCAACGGGGTGCTGGCAGACAGCCCTCCGCAGCGAGATCGCCGCCCCGCAAGGGCGAGCGCGCAGCCGGCGCAGACCGGCGCTTCACCCGGACCAACCATCCAACAGAGGGACAACGGATGACCCATCTTTTTGCCACGCGCCTCGGCGCTCTTACCGCGCTCGCCGCCACGGCGCTTGCGGCCACCCTGTCAGGCGCACAGGCACAGGGCCTGCCGCCGCTGCCGGAGGCGATCAAAGCGGCCGGCCTGCTCAGGGCCGGCGTGCGCTGCGACCAGCCGCCCTATGGCTACAAGGACGAGACCGGCAAGTTCGCCGGTGTCGAGACCGATATGGCGATCCAGATCGCCACCTGGGCCTTCGGTTCGGCCGACAAGATCGAGCTGACCTGCGTCACCGCCGAGAACCGCATCCCGCAGCTCAACGGCAAGAAGGTCGATCTCCTGATCGCCACGCTGGGGGTGACGCCGGAGCGTGCCCGCGTCGTCGATTTCTCCAAGCCCTATCGCTGGGGCGGGTCGGACATGCTCGTCGCCAAGGACAGCCCGATCAAGAAGCTCGACGACGTCGCCGGCAAGATCGTGATCATGCTGAAGGGCTCGACGCAGGCGAAATGGTTCGAGGACACCATGCCGAAGGTTGACAATCTGCGACTCAACACCGCCTCCGACGCACTGCAGTCGCTGAAGCAGGGCCGCGGCGACGCCTACACCCATGACGCCGCCACGCTGATCGTGATCGCGGCGAAGGACCCGTCGCTGCGCCTGGTCGGAGAGCCCTTCGCCGTCTCCGACGCCGCGGTCGGCGTGCGCAAGAACGAGGCGGCATGGCTCGCCTATGTCGATGCCGCGCTCGACCGCATGAAGACCGAGGGCCTCTACGCGAAATGGGTCGAGAAGTGGATTCCGGCCGATATCCGGCCATTCTACACCGACGCCTTCACCAAGCCGAAGCCGACGGCGCGCTGAGCCGCGCCGATTGTTCGGAGGTGGGCTGCCACCTCCGGTTCCTCCATCGCGACAGCGGGGTTGGCTGCGACCATGGAATTCGATCTCGCCTATTTGGCCGCACAGGGGCCGGCCCTGATGCGCGGCCTGTGGCTGACCATCCAGGTCAGCGTGCTGTCGATCGTCCTGTCCGTCGTGGTCGGACTGTGCGGCGCGGCGGTCCGGGTGCTGCAGGTGCCCGTGCTCGACAAGATCGTCGTTGCTTACGTCGAGTTCATCCGCAACACGCCGCTGCTCGCGCAGCTCTTCTTCATCTTCTACGGCCTGCCGGGGCTCGGCCTGAAGCTCTCGCTGTTCTGGTCGGGTGTGCTGTCCCTGACGCTCTGGGCCGGGGCCTACCAGATCGAGAACATTCGCGGCGGGCTGGAGACGGTCGGCAAGGGGCTGCGCGAGGCGGCGTTTTCGCTCGGCCTCTCGCCCTGGCGCTTCTTCCGGCTGGTCGCCGCGCCGATGGCGATCCGCGTCGGGCTGCCCTCGATGCTCAACACCTCGATCTCGCTTCTGAAGAACTCCTCCTATCTCCAGGCGATCGGGCTGGCCGAGCTGACCTATGTCGCGATCGACCGGATCTCGATGGATTTCCGCACCATCGAGATGTTCGCGGCGATCTGCGTGATCTACCTCGCGCTCGTCCTCGTGCTCTCCTTCTTCGCCAGCCGGCTCGAATACCGGCTCAACACCCCGTTCCGGGTCTGAGGCAGGGCGATGGAACTCCTGATCAAGAACCTGCCCTTCATCCTGCAGGGCATCACCATGACGCTCTCGCTGGCGCTGGCGACGCTGTTCTTCTCGACGATCATCGCCTTCGTGCTCGGCACGCTGGCGACGCTGCGCTTCCGCTGGCTGCGCGTCGCGGTGAAGGTCTATGTCGAGCTGTTCCGCGACATCCCGCTGATCGTGAACATCTTCTTCGTGTTCTTCGTCGCGCCGCTCTTCGGGGTGGAGCTGTCGCCCTTCGCTGCGGTGACCGTAGGCCTCTCGCTCTGGGGCAGCGCCAATGGCACCGAGATCGTGCGGGCCGGCTTCGGTTCCGTTCCCAAGCATCAATGGCAGAGCGCGGCCGCGCTCGGGCTGAAGCCTTACGAGGTCTACCTCTTCGTCACCGGGCCGCAGGCGCTGCGCTCGATCCTGCCGCCCTTCGTCGGCCTGCTCACGCTGCTCGTGCAGGCGACATCGCTCGGCGCGCTCGTCGGCGTCACCGAGTTCTTCAAAGTCGGCCAGATCATCGTCGAACGCACCACGATGATGGAGGGCTGGAATCCGGCCTTCACCGTCTATGGCGCGGTGCTGCTGATCTACTTCGTGATCTGTTCGACGCTGACCTGGTTTGGCCGCTGGCTCGAAAGACGGCTGAAAGCCGATCGCAGCCGGGTGGCGCCGGGAACGCACCCCGTCGAACAGCCAGCCACGCAGCTTCCCTGAGCCCCTTTTCGCTTTCCGCTATCCAGAGGACGTCGTCATGGAATCCAAAGTCAGCCGTCGCCTGACCGAAAAGGTCGCCCAAGAGGTTTGCGACCATATCTACGCGCCGCGGCTTGCGCGGGATTTCCGCAATGTCTTCAGCTATATGAGCGATCTCAATCAGGCGCATGTGCTGATGCTGGCGCGCTGTGGCCTGATTTCCCCGCAGGCGGCCAAGTCGCTCGCCGGGGGCCTGCTGCGGATGGAAGAAGAGGGACCGGAGGTCGTCGAGCTCGATCCGCAGCGCGAGGACGCCTACTTCAATTACGAAGCCCACCTGATCAAGCTGATCGGCACCGATGCGGGCGGACGCATGCATATCGCCCGCAGCCGCAACGACCTGACGGCGGCGCTCGACCGGCTGCGCGCGCGGGATCTGCTGCTCGACGCCAGCCAGGCGCTGCTTCAGGTCGAGGAGCATGCGCTCGACGGCGCCTTCCGATTCCGCGACGCGGTGATGCCGGGCTACACCCATCTCCAGCCGGCCCAGCCGGTGACCTATGGCTTTTATCTCGCCGGCGTGGCGCAGTCCTTCGAGCGCGATCATGGCCGGCTCGTCGACGCCTGGGCGCGCACCAATATCAGCCCGCTCGGCGCCGGTGCGCTGGCGGGTACGACCTTCGCCATCGACCGTGAGGCCGTGGCCGCCTCGCTCGGCTTCGAAGGGCTGGTCGAGAACACGCTCGATGCGGTTGCGACCCGCGATTTCGGCCTGGAGATCCTGGCGGGTCTGTCGCAGATCGCGCTCGGCTGGAGCCGTGTCGCGCAGGATTATCATGTGCTGGTCTCGCATGAGTTCCAGACGGTCGAATTCCCCGACCGCGTGACCGGCACCTCCAGCATCATGCCGCAGAAGAAGAACCCGGTCGTTCTCGAACATCTCAAAGGCAAGGCGGGACATCTGCTCGGGCTCTATGTCTCCTCGGCGACGGCCGTGAAGGGCACGCATTTCACCAACACGATCGACGGCAATCGCGAGGCGATGCGCGGTGTCTGGGAAGCGGGCGAGGAGACCCTGCGCTGCCTCTCGCTGTTCGACCTGATCATCTCCACCGGCCGGCCCAACGCCCCCTTGATGAAGCGGCGGGTGACAGAGGACTTCGCCTCGGCGACCGACCTCGCCGATGTGATGGTTCGCGATGCCGACCTGTCCTTCCGTGAGGCTCATCACGTCGTTGGCGGCGTGGTGCGCGCGGCCATGGACAAAGGGCTCGCAGCCGACGGCATCACCACCGAAATGGTCGACGACGCCGCACGCGAGCAGCTCGGCCGTCCGCTCGGGCTCGATCCCGAGGTCGTGCGCCGCAGCCTAGACCCCGTGGCGAGCGTGGCCGCGCGAACATTGCCGGGCGGACCGGCTCCGGAGGCGGTCGCCCGCTCGGTCGAGACGGCGCAGGTCCGGCTTGAGGCCAACCGGGCCGCGCTCGCGGCAAAGCGGGGCCGCCTGCAGGCGGCACGCGAGACGCTGAAGCACGATTTGCGCGAGCTGGCCGCATGAGCCCGCAGCCGCTGATC contains:
- a CDS encoding amino acid ABC transporter permease encodes the protein MELLIKNLPFILQGITMTLSLALATLFFSTIIAFVLGTLATLRFRWLRVAVKVYVELFRDIPLIVNIFFVFFVAPLFGVELSPFAAVTVGLSLWGSANGTEIVRAGFGSVPKHQWQSAAALGLKPYEVYLFVTGPQALRSILPPFVGLLTLLVQATSLGALVGVTEFFKVGQIIVERTTMMEGWNPAFTVYGAVLLIYFVICSTLTWFGRWLERRLKADRSRVAPGTHPVEQPATQLP
- the argH gene encoding argininosuccinate lyase: MESKVSRRLTEKVAQEVCDHIYAPRLARDFRNVFSYMSDLNQAHVLMLARCGLISPQAAKSLAGGLLRMEEEGPEVVELDPQREDAYFNYEAHLIKLIGTDAGGRMHIARSRNDLTAALDRLRARDLLLDASQALLQVEEHALDGAFRFRDAVMPGYTHLQPAQPVTYGFYLAGVAQSFERDHGRLVDAWARTNISPLGAGALAGTTFAIDREAVAASLGFEGLVENTLDAVATRDFGLEILAGLSQIALGWSRVAQDYHVLVSHEFQTVEFPDRVTGTSSIMPQKKNPVVLEHLKGKAGHLLGLYVSSATAVKGTHFTNTIDGNREAMRGVWEAGEETLRCLSLFDLIISTGRPNAPLMKRRVTEDFASATDLADVMVRDADLSFREAHHVVGGVVRAAMDKGLAADGITTEMVDDAAREQLGRPLGLDPEVVRRSLDPVASVAARTLPGGPAPEAVARSVETAQVRLEANRAALAAKRGRLQAARETLKHDLRELAA
- a CDS encoding amino acid ABC transporter permease; translated protein: MEFDLAYLAAQGPALMRGLWLTIQVSVLSIVLSVVVGLCGAAVRVLQVPVLDKIVVAYVEFIRNTPLLAQLFFIFYGLPGLGLKLSLFWSGVLSLTLWAGAYQIENIRGGLETVGKGLREAAFSLGLSPWRFFRLVAAPMAIRVGLPSMLNTSISLLKNSSYLQAIGLAELTYVAIDRISMDFRTIEMFAAICVIYLALVLVLSFFASRLEYRLNTPFRV
- a CDS encoding transporter substrate-binding domain-containing protein, with the protein product MTHLFATRLGALTALAATALAATLSGAQAQGLPPLPEAIKAAGLLRAGVRCDQPPYGYKDETGKFAGVETDMAIQIATWAFGSADKIELTCVTAENRIPQLNGKKVDLLIATLGVTPERARVVDFSKPYRWGGSDMLVAKDSPIKKLDDVAGKIVIMLKGSTQAKWFEDTMPKVDNLRLNTASDALQSLKQGRGDAYTHDAATLIVIAAKDPSLRLVGEPFAVSDAAVGVRKNEAAWLAYVDAALDRMKTEGLYAKWVEKWIPADIRPFYTDAFTKPKPTAR